The following proteins come from a genomic window of Brevibacillus antibioticus:
- a CDS encoding HesB/YadR/YfhF family protein has translation MNMTITKAAVAWFREEWGCKEGDSIRFFVRYGGVSTVQDSFSMGIAKESPNEIGISTVEDGITFYMEKDELWYMNGRGLIVDYRPKTDEVEFKLD, from the coding sequence ATGAACATGACGATCACTAAAGCAGCGGTAGCATGGTTTCGGGAAGAATGGGGATGCAAAGAAGGAGACAGCATTCGTTTTTTTGTCCGGTATGGAGGCGTTAGTACGGTTCAGGATTCATTCTCGATGGGGATTGCCAAAGAGTCGCCGAATGAAATCGGTATATCGACAGTAGAGGATGGCATCACATTTTATATGGAAAAAGATGAGTTGTGGTATATGAATGGTAGAGGGTTGATTGTCGATTATCGGCCTAAGACAGATGAAGTAGAATTTAAGCTGGATTAA